ATGATTTTGACTCTGCAGTTGTGCTATTGTAACTTGCCGAGCTTGCAacatctcaaaaatcaaacgtAAGCTAACTCCATCACCTCCCCCTTCGGGTGCCTCGCGAGTCGATGGCCCGGGTGCCCCCTGAATGCTATTAACGGGATCAGTTAGTAGGTTGATGTTGATAGCAACCTGTGAATTGGTATCGACTAGGTCAGCGATCAAAACGCCATTAGGGCCGACATGGGGTACGCCGTTGCTCAGCACCAcgttgttattttcaccgtggTGGTTTGATTCGGCGTCAACACTTAAGTGAGCAGATTGAAAATTTAACATATTGAATAATTCTTAAATTaaacttcaaagaacaagcgtaaaatagagtgtgttaaaAAGATTCGTattaaatcaccactattatccttagtcccacggtggacgccaaactgtttacccttaaaatggataacaattaaatttgtacacgGTTTAAAGATTATATGGTTTAATTTAACACGAAGATTAAGGAACAGTAAAtaacataattaaaaataaataaaatgatcaAACCAAGTGTGGTGAAGTAATTAAGCATGGCGTTAGACTCGAATGTTAAAGATCGGTTTCTATCGAGCCCTCAAAATGGAGCTCGGTTGCTACTAAATGGATGTACAGCTGAAGAACACTTGAACAATTGCTATAAGACAAAAGCAaactttattgctttgatatgcgtgcCAACAATGACCTAAAAACTGAAAAGGTtctcccatttatatagtaggggagttttaaccctaatacaagtctaaataaggtaaaaatccttTCGTTCCTTTTCTCTCATGAAAACACAATCTACAGCCAATATCGAGCGTGATCCGCACCGTAATATCTGACTGATGGCAGATATTTCGGCTCTCTGTTTGTCTTCTTTAACTGTTTCTTCCTTTACCCTCGGTTTTTCGTATTGCTCGAGCGGGAATCTCTTCGGGTTTGTCCATGCTCGATTCCCGACATATCGTCTGGTTGCTCCTGATTCCGATCTGCGGGCACCCTCGGTCTTACTCGTGCTAGTAACGAGTAACGTTGTTACTCGCTTTTCAACAGGAAATCGAGGATAACTTTATCCCCGATTTTATCCGTACACAATATGTCCAAGCTAAAtttgaaaaaaggaaaaaaaaaaaagaagaagaagaagaagtgtcACAGTCCAATAACATGCATTTTGGAAAAaggaaaatttaaaataaaaagaagtaattaattttctttagtttttaatttttttctcatGGGACATCTGCATATTTTTGTTTGCAAGCGTGGTTTGCAAATGCTGTCTTATTTTACACATACACCTACCGGCCAATTCAAGGGCAGCCTATTATGATTATTAACCTCTAATTAACTATTATTCGATAAAGCTTTACTTCTCACTTCCTCAATGTTAATTCACGTGCATGAGTTCTCATGGTGATTATTCCAAAATTAAGAAGAGGTTTTTGTTCTGGACTTTATCTGGTTTATTCTTAGgtgctttttttttaatttatttattaaaagtgAATAGCTGGTTAGTGTAATCAAGATCAAATCAGAAGTGGCCAGTAAGGACCAAAAAATTCGTGGAATAGAAATGATTTCTGTTTCTGCAATCAGAAATGTGTAAGTTTTAGTTCTCAATTTATCTAATTATAGTAAGCGAATAAATTCAATTTCATCCTTTATGTTCAATAAAATTGAATTCATTTCTACTCCGGCTTTTATAATTTGTGAAATTTTataagaatttaattgaaagaaaatgttGCGGTGTTTAAAAACGAATATTATTGGTAACCCACATGATAAAATCATTTTCTTAAAAAAACTCAAATTCGTAATTCTAATTTTCCACTTTACTCCATAAAATAGAACTTATTTAAGATATACAGAAGAAGACAAAATACGAAAACATTAGCAAATAGAAAATAATAGTACTGATCTTAATGTATTTGTTTACTTTATTTTTGTCTTTATTTAAAATTAGCCTATATTAAAATGTTATTTTGAAAGAGGAAAACTTGGCCATTTTATTGTTATATTTCTATTTTTAGATGGTATTAAATAAGTTAAAAGAGCCGAGTATATAGTTTCGCACATTATAAAAGTTATTCGATAATATTTTTCATAGAAAATCCAAGTCCAGTAAAATTAGGAAAAAAGTTGATTTCTTTTATTTGCGTCTGTTTGAAAGGACAGATAAAATTAAAAGGTATAAAAAGAAACAATAGTTGTTTCCTTTTACTTATTAGTGATTTGTTAGGATGTCTTCATACTAATGCTGAACACTTCTTCTTTTTGATGGTTTCATAAGGTAGCAACTTCAActgttatttttctttattagagTTCTAATATTGTACATTAATTATGTGTATATTTATTAAACACGATTTTAAATTATTGATATAATAGAACAAGTATTGTAACTTATAACAATTTTATTTTGTCCTTGAATATCgaatatttttggaaaaatttaatTCTTCAATAATTGACAACAAATtcatcaaataaaaaataaaaatgaatttattttgcacataaagttgaaaaaaaagagaaaagattaaagaaaaaatatacgTAATTTTTATATTGACTAAAAATACCGCCTAAAATGAAACATAAAAAGTAAATTTCTACATTGTTCTTGGGCCCGTGCTCAGCTCCCCACCACTAAATCTCTTTTTTATGGTCAATACAAAGCAATAACATTAGTACCTATTGTTATCTAGTTTTTTCCCGTCTTTACCCCTAGTATTCATAACCAATGCAGAGCAAACGTGTTATAGCGTCGTTTGCTATACGCAGATACGTAACTACTCTTTCTCACAAGTGCCAACAGAAAAGCCAACAACCCACTTTGCCCCTGGACTTTTGCTCCGTGAGCAACTATGATGTTTACTCACTGAACAGAACATTACGCGACCTTGTCAAGTATGGGTCTTTAACCTCTGCACTCCACCTGTTTGAAGAAATGCCTAAACGTGATGTGGTTACATGGAATATTATGATTTCTGGATATAGTCATTATGGGTTTCCAAGAAAATCAGTGTACTTGTATAATAAAATGGTTTCTCAAGGTATCAAGGAGAACTCGTCCACTTTGTCCTTTATATTGAGCATATGTGCTAACGCAGGTTTATACAAAGAAGGGGTTGAGATTCTCAGTAGAGTAGTTGTATTGGGATTTAGTATGAGCTTATATATTGCCAGTGCACTTGTTAATATGTATATACAAATGGGTCTTACAGATGTTGCTTTCAAagtgttttatgacttaccaaaACGAAACTTACCTGTGTGGAACTTGGTTTTACGTGGAATTTGTGAAGCGGGTCAGTCCAGTGAGTTCTTAAAATTGTATAGTGATATGAAGTTGGAAAATGTGGAGCCTAATGGGCTTACattttgttatttgattaatgGTTGTTGTAAAGAGAGACTTCTTGACAAAGGCAGGGAGATACATTCCCATGTGATTAAGACGGGGTGGTTAGAATCAAATATCTTTTTAGCTAATGCATTGGTAGATTTTTACTCTGCTTGTGGCATTTTGGTTGATACCAATAAAGCATTTGAATGTATTCCGCCTCAGGATGTTATTTCATGGAATTCAGTGGTTTCTATTTATGCTGCCAAAGATTTGTTGCATGAAGCTGTTCAAGTCCTAGAAGAGATGAGATCGTGGGACAAACATCCATCTGCTATGTCTTTCGTGGCATTGTTGAATTTATCAAGTCGCAAAAAGGAACTGCTCTTTGGAAAACAAGTGCACAATTTTGTTATGAAATTGGGCTTTGATTATGGAAATGTCCTCATTCAGTCGGCTTTGATTGATATGTATGGGAAAAATGATGACATTGAAAATTCAGTTTCTGTATTCCAGAGCTCCCCTGAATTAAGTCTCGAATGTTGTAATTCAATGATGACATCTTTGCTGCATCTTGGTGTCCCCCAAGATGTGTTTGAGCTGTTCAGTTGGATGGTTTGTGAAAATATTACGTTTGATGAAGTGAGTCTGTCCTCAACAATAAAGGCATTATCATTCTATTCCTCTCCTAGCTTGGATAGCTGTGATTTGTTGCATTGCTGTGCAATAAAATCAGgttttgattttgatattatgGTATTATGTTCTCTGATTGATGCATATTCAAGATCTGGACAGATTAGGTACTCTCAGAAGATTTTTGAAGCATTTCCTTCACCTAATATCATCGGTTTCACTTCAATAATTAATGCATATGCTCGGAAAGGAATGGGAAGTGAATGCCTTGGATTGTTTGAAGAAATTATCCAAAAGGGTCTAAAACCAGATGAAGTAACATTCTTATGTATACTGTTGGGCTGCAACCATTCAGGTCTAGTTGAAGAGGGGAAAAAGATTTTTGATTCAATGAGACTTCATGGGGTCTTTCCAGACAGGCGGCACTATTCATGTATGGTGGATCTTCTGGGCCGTGCAGGTCTAGTCATTGAGGCAGAAGAGTTGCTAAACCATGCATCATCGACAGGAGATTCTGTGATGTGGAGCTCACTTTTGCGAAGTTGCAGGATTCATCAAAATGAGCATGTTGGAAGAAGAGCAGCTAAAAAGTTAATGGATCTTGAGCCAGAGGATCCTTCTGTTTGGTTACAGGCCTCAATTTTTTATTCTGAAATTGGGGAGTTCGAGACTGCAATATATATTCGAGAGGTTGCAGTTGCGAGGAAGATGAGCAGAGATATTGGCTATAGTTTAATTCGGGTCCATGAGTGCCGTTAAATACACTTGAATAAAAAGTGTGTAAAAAGGACATATGGATGGCTAATTGGCAGTTTGATCTGCAGTACACTCTGGATAagttttttcttaaaaaaatGTATATCTACCAGAATGGACACTTCCTCTGCCTCTATACTTTTGAAGCAAGGAGGCCGTGCTGCGTGTTAACCAACTCCACTACCAAATACAAGTTGAAGAATTTTATGTCTTATTTGGTCTCTCCAAGTACTAGACAACCTTTGTCTAGTTCTTCTTTTCCATTTCCAGATTTTCACATTTGATGACGAGATAAATCTACTGCATAGATAATTTGACTGCCTAAAGAGGCACTTTTGAAGGTTGGTGCTGCAACATGTATTGCTGTATGGGTGAGAAAGAATCTAGAGGAGCACTTTTACTGATGAATAATATATTGAACCATGGCTGAGGAGTAAAGCGAAGACCTCTAAAATGATATTCTTACACTTGAAGTGTGGGCATGTAGAAAATGCAACACCTTTATCTACTTTCAAGCCAAGCGATATAACCCCCCACTAAATCCTCTATTTTCAGCACTAATACATACATATAAATTAATACTCTATGATCTCCCTTGATTTATGTGAATCTAGAAATACAGAAGAAATACCAGAAGAAATCATGGCTAAGATACTCTTCTTGTTTTTTGTTTTGCTAACGGTGACTCATGGAATTGCATTAATCAATTTGTCAGATGAAGTCATCCTGTCAGAGCTTGAGGATTTGGATGCAGAAGAAGGTGATGAAGCAGAGTTTTTTGACCTCCCCAAATGGGAAACTCATCGTGGAAACAAGATTCTTGTAAATGTGGATAGCTTTGGAGCAGTTGGTGACGGGGCTTCAGATGACACCAAGGTAACACGTTTTAATGTTTTATAAACTGAAACGTTCACCACAACTATATGCAGATCGACTTCTATGCGTTTTGTTATTAAAATTTAGTCAATTAATGGATTAGAATGTGTTAGGAAAGTTGAAATATGATCATACTGTATTTACTTCGTTCATAATCAAGGTTGTCTTTCATACTGATTGTTTTCAGGTTTCTAGTCTTTACTGTTTAATTCTCCTCTTCTAGGGGGATGGGCAACTTGCATATTAATGCTGCATCCATGCAACTTGCAAGTTACCTtcttccactttgtcatatgtacTATCTCAGGCTTTTGTTGATGCGTGGAAACAAGCTTGTTCAACTCCAAAATCAGTCCTCTTGGTCCCTGCAGGACGCTTTTATCTAGTAAATCCAACAAGGTTCCGAGGGCCTTGTGCAGGCAGATTGAGAGTCCAGGTTACACTAATTGCATCTATTTCATGCGTTGTTTCAATTTATATCCTCCATTTTGCTAACATTACCCTAAGAAGAAACTTATGCATATAATACTTGGTTGAAATCAGTACTTAGTCGACTTAATCATAAAAAAAGAAATCATTACTTTTTCGTGTATAGAATCTATTAAGCAAGCTCAACGCGCCTTACGATGGTCATAAATTTGAAACGTGATTAAAAAACAGATTGAAGGAACTATAATAGCACCGGACGAGCCTAAAAACTGGGACCCAAAGAATCCACGAATTTGGCTTGGCTTCTTTAACTTGACTGGAGCTCTGTTCCAAGGAGGAGGAGTTATTGATGGATCAGGCAGCAAATGGTGGGCAGCTTCATGCAAGAAGAACAAGACTAATGTAACTGACACACATGCACTACTTATATGTTCTTTTGCGTTTTGACAGATACAGATGATAATCTTattctcttttgttttttgttttttgggtTTTATCTCGATAACAGCCTTGCAAAGCAGCACCAACTGTAAGGAAGTGGAGAACCACGGGGATCTTACGTCTAACTCTTATCAGCATTGTGAAATCAACTTACACAGAAATTCTAATTGCAGGCATTAACTATATATGCGAGCTCAGGTATAAAGGTGAAGGGCCTAACAATCCAAAATGGCCAACAGATGAACTTTGCCATTTCTCGATCAGACTCTATACGAATAACTGGTGTTAAGGTTTCTGCTCCTGAAGACAGTCCTAATACTGATGGAATCCATATAACTGAATCAACAAATGTTGTACTCCAGAATTCCAGAATTGGAACAGGTCTCGACATCTCTCATATTATCTACATTCAGAACTCCTTATTCGACTGATGTTGACCTCATGAACGAAGTTTGCATTATTTTATGTTCTCATCTATGGGATAAGACACAGAGTAAAGAGCAGTCTCTCTTTTGAAAATAACATTTTGGTGCAATTGAATTGCTTCTTAAATGTGTCTTTCAAGCAAGGCACTTCATATCTACCTTAAATCTCGCCTTGAACTCTGTGCATCTGTCTCACTTTACTGTATGAAAAAGCTAACTTGCAAACATGTATTAGCCTTCCTCTCATGCTCTGTGTTTTCTCAAACTAACTCGCACGTGCACTGTTTTAATGAACATGCCTTTTTTGATATCATGAATATACTTTATGATCAAAGAATAAATACTGGTTACTTTACTATCTTATTCAGGTGATGATTGTGTCTCAATTGTCAATGCTAGTTCCAATATCAAAATGAAGGGAATTTACTGTGGACCTGGCCACGGAATCAGGTAGCACATTTTGCTAGTTATCGATGCCCTTATTTTAAAATTACCTTTAGAAGTTCTGCAGAAGGGAGCTAGGAGTTGGTAAATAAACTCGAGTTGTCTGAAAGAATAAGCGTAAATATCATTCTCACCTTGTCTTCTAAACTGATTCTGTTGCATGAATGATGACTGCCAGCATTGGGAGCCTTGGTAAGGACAACTCTGTTGGTATAGTAACTCAGGTTGTACTTGATAATGCATTTCTCAGAGGTACCACAAATGGTCTGCGGATCAAGACATGGCAGGTATCTCTTTTTTAGTGTTGTGTAGCACTTGAATTCATCCCTATAGAAGGCATTACACACATGATCGTTTGAAAATTAAGATTTTTAAGCTGACTTTACAACAGCTTTCCTTTTAATTAGCAAAAAACTATAGGCTCAGTGACCTTGTCATGCAAAAGATTGATTTATTTATACAAAATCCTGAGCCCCAACGAGGAAAGAGCTTGCCCAGTTCACATTGGCAATTATATTTTGTCTGCTAATATAGAAATAGTTTTTCTTTTCATCTTAGAATCAGAATGATAAAAATTTCTTGTTCTCTTAGGGTGGAGCAGGTTATGTCCGTGCAGTGCGCTTCCAAAATGTGAGGATGCAAGATGTTTCCAATCCTATCATCATTGACCAATTCTATTGCGACTCACCAAAGTCGTGCCAGAATCAGGTATTCTTCTCAATTGTCATGTTTTCAACTGATAATCTGTTAGTTTTCAAAGGAAAAAACTAATTTCTCTCCAATAGTTGGGAAAGTCAATGTAACAAAATGTCATTTGTTCTTGACATCATAGACATCTGCAGTTGAGATAAGTGAGATAGTTTACCGGAATGTTAGTGGTACTTCAAAGAGCCAAAAGGCAATCAAATTTGCATGTAGTGACAACGTGCCCTGCAGCCACATTGTTCTGAATAACATTAACTTAGAGACCAGAGATGGTACTGCTGAGGTCTACTGCAACTCTGCCACAGGGATTggttatggttatattcatccaTCGGCGGAGTGCCTGAACTCATCTGACAAGAAAATTGAGAAAATGGAGGCCATGCTTGACGAATCAAAGGAAGAATACCTGATTCATACTGAGCTATGAATTGACTTCCACATGCCATTGCTCCAACATGATGATTATTGAAGCAGATAATCTTATTATACATCCTGTAGTTTAGTGCTTACTTACTGATTTGAGTAATCTCAGATTCTGAGATTCCTAACTAGGTAAGGTAACAGCTAAATGCTATTTTACAGGGattcatttaaagatatttataAAAATGTTATATTGTATCCTTGAGTTTTCTCCCGTGATACATTCAATGTAATACACAGATTTTATGTTCAGTGTGCAAATATAATGAGAAGGTTCAAGAAGGCCAGTTTCTCATTTCTTTTTCTTCAGAACTCCAACTCCACTCTAGTTAGACGCGAAGGGACCCACCATCCCACCACATTCATTGTGACCACATATCACAAAGCATTTTCTTCTTCTCTAAACCTTTCATGTACTCCTTTTCTCAGAATTAATGAACAACTACgaatattttcattttctttattCATTTGGATTTTTCTCCAATTTCGTTTCTGAAAATTGATCATGCCTTCCACCCATGGTTCATGAGTATCATACATTCTGTTAGCAATTACAATTTACTCGAAACACTGGCTGGATACTATTTCATCTAAAAGTTAAATTTGCATGAAGTTTCCTAAAATATTTCTATAAAAGATGGAGTAATTGTTGTGACTTGTAAAAGAGTAGAATAAATGATCATTATTTTATGTGGTACAAAACTTGTTTTAAAAGACAAACCAGCCATTCGTTCACCTAATGAGCATCAAAATGGCTACTTTTTTGGTGGATTTATTCTTTCGGTAAGCTAAGAAGTATCTTTAAGAAGACTCCCATACTCCAAATTAGTCCGAACAAGAAAAAAGACAGTAAAAAATAAAACGGAACGTTGGTTATGATTATCATTCATGTTGCAAAGAGCCATAGGCGGTCTTACACAAGTTGCTATGATAAAGTGACAGCCTTCATATTGCAGCAATCACATATTTGGTTTCTGGTACAATGTCCCTGTGGCCTTGTGGGCCAACACACAGACTGATGCGCTTTATTTTTTCTTGTGACTGAGTTGTGTTGCTCTAGTGAGTTGCTTTAGTggtgacaagagtgagttgctctagtggtgagcaccctccacttccaaccaagaggttgtgagttcgagtcaccccaagagcaaggtggggagttcttggagggagggagtcgggggtctatcggaaacagcctctctacctcagggtaggggtaaggtctgcgtacacactaccctccccagaccccactagtgggattatactggtttgttgttgttgttgttgttgagttgtGTTGCTCCAAAACGCACGCATAAGTATACCCGGTCGacaagtaataaaataataagcAGAGTATCGTTTTCACAAGGACTTTCGAATTAACTATCAATTAAATAAAAGTAAAACAATTATTCTATTCGAGCGATTTTCTAAAGTATGA
This region of Nicotiana tomentosiformis chromosome 4, ASM39032v3, whole genome shotgun sequence genomic DNA includes:
- the LOC117281090 gene encoding pentatricopeptide repeat-containing protein At1g74600, chloroplastic, producing MQSKRVIASFAIRRYVTTLSHKCQQKSQQPTLPLDFCSVSNYDVYSLNRTLRDLVKYGSLTSALHLFEEMPKRDVVTWNIMISGYSHYGFPRKSVYLYNKMVSQGIKENSSTLSFILSICANAGLYKEGVEILSRVVVLGFSMSLYIASALVNMYIQMGLTDVAFKVFYDLPKRNLPVWNLVLRGICEAGQSSEFLKLYSDMKLENVEPNGLTFCYLINGCCKERLLDKGREIHSHVIKTGWLESNIFLANALVDFYSACGILVDTNKAFECIPPQDVISWNSVVSIYAAKDLLHEAVQVLEEMRSWDKHPSAMSFVALLNLSSRKKELLFGKQVHNFVMKLGFDYGNVLIQSALIDMYGKNDDIENSVSVFQSSPELSLECCNSMMTSLLHLGVPQDVFELFSWMVCENITFDEVSLSSTIKALSFYSSPSLDSCDLLHCCAIKSGFDFDIMVLCSLIDAYSRSGQIRYSQKIFEAFPSPNIIGFTSIINAYARKGMGSECLGLFEEIIQKGLKPDEVTFLCILLGCNHSGLVEEGKKIFDSMRLHGVFPDRRHYSCMVDLLGRAGLVIEAEELLNHASSTGDSVMWSSLLRSCRIHQNEHVGRRAAKKLMDLEPEDPSVWLQASIFYSEIGEFETAIYIREVAVARKMSRDIGYSLIRVHECR
- the LOC104114725 gene encoding probable polygalacturonase At1g80170 isoform X3; the protein is MYCCMDEVILSELEDLDAEEGDEAEFFDLPKWETHRGNKILVNVDSFGAVGDGASDDTKAFVDAWKQACSTPKSVLLVPAGRFYLVNPTRFRGPCAGRLRVQIEGTIIAPDEPKNWDPKNPRIWLGFFNLTGALFQGGGVIDGSGSKWWAASCKKNKTNPCKAAPTALTIYASSGIKVKGLTIQNGQQMNFAISRSDSIRITGVKVSAPEDSPNTDGIHITESTNVVLQNSRIGTGDDCVSIVNASSNIKMKGIYCGPGHGISIGSLGKDNSVGIVTQVVLDNAFLRGTTNGLRIKTWQGGAGYVRAVRFQNVRMQDVSNPIIIDQFYCDSPKSCQNQTSAVEISEIVYRNVSGTSKSQKAIKFACSDNVPCSHIVLNNINLETRDGTAEVYCNSATGIGYGYIHPSAECLNSSDKKIEKMEAMLDESKEEYLIHTEL
- the LOC104114725 gene encoding probable polygalacturonase At1g80170 isoform X1 translates to MISLDLCESRNTEEIPEEIMAKILFLFFVLLTVTHGIALINLSDEVILSELEDLDAEEGDEAEFFDLPKWETHRGNKILVNVDSFGAVGDGASDDTKAFVDAWKQACSTPKSVLLVPAGRFYLVNPTRFRGPCAGRLRVQIEGTIIAPDEPKNWDPKNPRIWLGFFNLTGALFQGGGVIDGSGSKWWAASCKKNKTNPCKAAPTALTIYASSGIKVKGLTIQNGQQMNFAISRSDSIRITGVKVSAPEDSPNTDGIHITESTNVVLQNSRIGTGDDCVSIVNASSNIKMKGIYCGPGHGISIGSLGKDNSVGIVTQVVLDNAFLRGTTNGLRIKTWQGGAGYVRAVRFQNVRMQDVSNPIIIDQFYCDSPKSCQNQTSAVEISEIVYRNVSGTSKSQKAIKFACSDNVPCSHIVLNNINLETRDGTAEVYCNSATGIGYGYIHPSAECLNSSDKKIEKMEAMLDESKEEYLIHTEL
- the LOC104114725 gene encoding probable polygalacturonase At1g80170 isoform X2, which encodes MISLDLCESRNTEEIPEEIMAKILFLFFVLLTVTHGIALINLSDEVILSELEDLDAEEGDEAEFFDLPKWETHRGNKILVNVDSFGAVGDGASDDTKAFVDAWKQACSTPKSVLLVPAGRFYLVNPTRFRGPCAGRLRVQIEGTIIAPDEPKNWDPKNPRIWLGFFNLTGALFQGGGVIDGSGSKWWAASCKKNKTNALTIYASSGIKVKGLTIQNGQQMNFAISRSDSIRITGVKVSAPEDSPNTDGIHITESTNVVLQNSRIGTGDDCVSIVNASSNIKMKGIYCGPGHGISIGSLGKDNSVGIVTQVVLDNAFLRGTTNGLRIKTWQGGAGYVRAVRFQNVRMQDVSNPIIIDQFYCDSPKSCQNQTSAVEISEIVYRNVSGTSKSQKAIKFACSDNVPCSHIVLNNINLETRDGTAEVYCNSATGIGYGYIHPSAECLNSSDKKIEKMEAMLDESKEEYLIHTEL